In one window of Mesorhizobium sp. B2-1-1 DNA:
- a CDS encoding PfkB family carbohydrate kinase — MSARLVHIGSAVVDYVYRIDALPAPGTEKTASSYAQVAGGGFNMMVAAIRTGMKVVFAGQLGSGPNGDFLRAAFAVEDINILTQPSPLMDSGNCVAMISSDAERTFVSWPGAESVLSLDMMAPVLVSTEDWVFTSGYTLSYPGSRDALTDWIETLPADIPLVFDPTPVVSDISRATLSRVLARTTWLSCNTTEAADIAGPGDADALAARLLADHCPKADGVVIRCGARGCHIRLADGSAGTIPGFKVAAVDTNGAGDTHIGAFVSALARGMLPFEAARYANAAAAISVTRHGGSSAPTDAEIRTFLSHADGGSTGARGQNRKAHQTA; from the coding sequence ATGAGCGCGCGTCTCGTCCATATCGGCAGCGCGGTGGTCGACTATGTCTACCGTATCGATGCCTTGCCGGCGCCGGGCACGGAGAAGACGGCTTCGAGCTATGCGCAGGTCGCCGGTGGCGGTTTCAACATGATGGTCGCGGCAATCCGCACCGGGATGAAGGTGGTATTCGCAGGCCAACTCGGCAGCGGACCCAATGGCGACTTCCTGCGCGCCGCCTTCGCCGTCGAAGATATCAACATTCTGACGCAGCCTTCGCCTCTGATGGATAGCGGCAACTGCGTCGCCATGATCTCCAGCGATGCCGAACGCACCTTCGTGTCGTGGCCGGGGGCGGAGAGCGTGCTCAGCCTCGACATGATGGCTCCGGTGCTGGTCTCGACCGAGGATTGGGTGTTCACGTCAGGCTATACGCTGAGCTATCCCGGCAGCCGCGACGCGCTCACCGACTGGATCGAGACGCTGCCGGCGGACATTCCACTTGTCTTCGACCCGACGCCGGTCGTTTCGGACATTTCGCGCGCCACCCTGTCGCGGGTGCTCGCCCGCACGACCTGGCTGAGCTGCAATACGACGGAAGCCGCCGACATTGCCGGCCCGGGCGATGCCGACGCCCTTGCGGCGCGATTGCTTGCCGATCATTGTCCCAAGGCCGACGGCGTCGTCATCCGCTGCGGCGCCAGGGGCTGCCATATCCGACTGGCGGACGGTTCCGCCGGGACCATTCCCGGTTTCAAGGTGGCGGCGGTCGATACCAACGGCGCCGGCGACACTCATATTGGCGCCTTCGTAAGTGCGCTCGCGCGCGGCATGCTGCCTTTCGAGGCGGCGCGCTACGCCAATGCGGCGGCGGCCATTTCGGTCACTCGCCATGGCGGTTCATCCGCGCCCACAGACGCGGAGATCCGGACTTTCCTGAGCCATGCCGACGGTGGCTCGACCGGCGCGCGAGGCCAGAACCGGAAGGCCCATCAGACAGCCTGA
- a CDS encoding ABC transporter substrate-binding protein: protein MRMPDFTALLTATAVFTSALTFAAKADEVHVLNWKGYGADEPWAIAAFEKATGHKVVNDFFNSEQEMLTKIRTNPGLYDVVMINAAFNDQAMAEKLIQPIDTSKLPNYADISKDKANSPMLDHDGKVYGVPWVWGLTALAINEKSFDKPPTSIAEMWNPAHKGRVVIRDDAVEAVQFGAIATGQNINDIKDMDAVKTKLTSLMPQIKTFWSSENDWNQMVASNQIDIGTYWSGSADRAKTHFKLPVSLVIPQEGAVAWLDAFSIPVGSKNVAGAEAFINYMIDPKFYVEWVTKVGAPVSANTKAVEALPEDSFNRKVMGDPTVAKRIQFQAPITDAQREAYLTLWQQLKVDVK from the coding sequence ATGCGCATGCCTGACTTTACTGCCCTGCTGACGGCGACGGCCGTCTTCACCTCCGCACTTACTTTTGCCGCCAAGGCCGATGAAGTGCACGTGCTCAACTGGAAGGGCTACGGCGCCGACGAGCCATGGGCGATCGCCGCCTTCGAGAAGGCGACCGGCCATAAGGTGGTCAACGACTTCTTCAATTCCGAACAGGAAATGCTGACCAAGATCCGCACCAATCCCGGCCTCTATGACGTCGTCATGATCAACGCCGCCTTCAACGACCAGGCGATGGCTGAAAAGCTGATCCAGCCGATCGACACCTCCAAGCTGCCCAACTATGCCGATATCAGCAAGGACAAGGCGAACTCGCCGATGCTCGACCATGACGGCAAGGTCTATGGCGTGCCGTGGGTGTGGGGCCTGACCGCCCTTGCCATCAACGAAAAGTCCTTCGACAAGCCGCCGACGTCGATCGCCGAAATGTGGAATCCCGCCCACAAGGGCCGCGTCGTCATCCGCGACGACGCCGTCGAGGCGGTGCAGTTCGGCGCCATCGCGACGGGCCAGAACATCAACGACATCAAGGATATGGACGCGGTCAAGACGAAGCTCACCTCGCTGATGCCGCAGATCAAGACCTTCTGGAGCTCGGAGAACGACTGGAACCAGATGGTGGCTTCCAACCAGATCGACATCGGCACCTATTGGAGCGGTTCGGCCGACCGCGCCAAGACGCATTTCAAGCTGCCGGTCTCGCTCGTGATCCCGCAGGAAGGCGCCGTCGCCTGGCTGGACGCCTTCTCCATCCCGGTCGGCTCCAAGAATGTCGCGGGCGCCGAAGCCTTCATCAATTACATGATCGATCCGAAATTCTATGTCGAATGGGTCACCAAGGTCGGTGCACCGGTGTCGGCCAACACCAAGGCGGTGGAAGCGTTGCCCGAGGATTCGTTCAACCGCAAGGTGATGGGTGATCCCACAGTCGCCAAGCGCATCCAGTTCCAGGCTCCGATCACCGATGCGCAGCGCGAAGCTTATCTTACGCTCTGGCAGCAGCTCAAGGTCGACGTGAAGTAA
- a CDS encoding ABC transporter permease yields MAAEGAVAVRGGLRSALPLLAPAYLWLTVAIFLPLSAMVFFSFMTDLPLTGKPWAFTLGNYAAFFSQNLYLTLLLASLRLGLEVTLWCIVIGYPAAYVLAKVLKGRSREAIFLLVILPFWSNGLVRIFSWAMVLREGGILDTALNAVLPFKINIDLMYSYPAIIIGLVHSYVPYMVLTCYLTLQAIDDSLLEAGRSLGASRLQVLKRVIIPLSMPGLVAGAALIFVPVVGSFMEPRILGGRSGTFYGTVIEDQFVAVFNWPLGAALSFILLAVVLIILALAAPVLRRVA; encoded by the coding sequence ATGGCAGCAGAGGGTGCGGTCGCAGTGCGCGGCGGGCTGAGGTCGGCACTGCCGCTGCTGGCGCCCGCCTATCTCTGGCTGACGGTGGCGATCTTCCTGCCGTTGTCGGCCATGGTGTTCTTCTCGTTCATGACCGACCTGCCGCTGACGGGAAAGCCGTGGGCGTTCACGCTTGGCAACTACGCCGCCTTCTTCTCGCAGAACCTTTACCTGACGCTGCTGCTCGCCTCGCTGCGCCTCGGCCTCGAGGTGACCTTGTGGTGCATCGTCATCGGCTATCCCGCGGCTTATGTACTGGCCAAGGTGCTGAAGGGGCGCAGCCGCGAGGCGATCTTCCTGCTCGTCATCCTGCCGTTCTGGTCGAACGGGCTGGTGCGCATCTTCTCCTGGGCGATGGTTCTGCGCGAAGGTGGCATTCTCGACACCGCGCTCAACGCTGTGCTGCCGTTCAAGATCAACATCGACCTCATGTATTCCTATCCGGCGATCATCATCGGACTGGTGCACTCCTATGTGCCCTACATGGTGCTGACCTGTTATCTCACTTTGCAGGCGATCGACGATTCATTGCTCGAGGCCGGACGCTCGCTCGGCGCCTCGCGGCTGCAGGTGCTGAAGCGGGTCATCATCCCGCTGTCGATGCCGGGCCTGGTGGCGGGCGCGGCCCTCATATTCGTGCCCGTCGTCGGCTCCTTCATGGAGCCGCGGATCCTCGGCGGCCGCAGCGGCACCTTTTACGGCACGGTGATCGAGGACCAGTTCGTCGCCGTGTTCAACTGGCCGCTGGGGGCCGCACTCTCCTTCATTCTGCTGGCCGTCGTGCTGATCATTCTGGCGCTGGCCGCACCGGTGCTGCGGAGGGTGGCGTGA
- a CDS encoding ADP-ribosylglycohydrolase family protein, whose product MPENELEMDRAMGALVGGALGDALGMPTQLLSPQRIAELYGHVEDFVSPFADHPVSKGLPAGTITDDTEQALLLGRILVASGDRFDHARWVNALLDWEREVKARGSYDLLGPSTKRAIDAINKGVPAEEAGRGGDTNGAAMRIAPLGIMMQPEPLDALVDKVAETCRATHNTSIAIASAAAVAAAVSRGIAGGDWRAASDSAVAAARRGATHGHWVTGGDIAARVAWAQDLIRGKAPRDAVRLITDLVGTGVASQESVPAAFAVLEVAGGDAWQAAVISANLGGDTDTIGAIAAGMAGACTGLSRLPQDRIARLKGFDMAGVRALAADLVAARTSHSRLEQAGPGKDAAA is encoded by the coding sequence ATGCCGGAGAACGAGCTTGAGATGGACCGCGCCATGGGTGCGCTCGTCGGCGGGGCGCTGGGCGACGCGCTCGGCATGCCGACGCAGCTTCTGTCGCCTCAGCGCATCGCCGAACTCTACGGCCATGTCGAGGATTTCGTCTCGCCCTTTGCCGATCATCCGGTGTCGAAAGGGCTGCCGGCCGGGACTATCACCGACGATACCGAGCAGGCGCTGCTGCTCGGCCGCATCCTGGTTGCCTCAGGCGACCGCTTCGACCATGCGCGCTGGGTCAACGCGCTGCTCGACTGGGAGCGCGAGGTCAAGGCGCGCGGCAGCTACGACCTTTTGGGACCGTCGACCAAGCGCGCCATCGACGCCATCAACAAGGGCGTGCCAGCCGAGGAGGCTGGGCGCGGCGGCGACACCAATGGCGCGGCCATGCGCATCGCGCCGCTCGGCATCATGATGCAGCCGGAGCCGCTGGATGCGCTCGTCGACAAGGTGGCCGAAACCTGCCGGGCGACACACAACACCTCGATCGCCATTGCCTCCGCCGCGGCGGTCGCGGCCGCCGTCAGCCGCGGCATCGCCGGCGGCGACTGGCGCGCCGCGTCCGACAGCGCCGTCGCGGCGGCGAGGCGGGGGGCGACACACGGCCACTGGGTGACCGGCGGCGACATCGCCGCGCGCGTCGCCTGGGCGCAGGATCTGATCCGCGGCAAGGCGCCACGAGACGCGGTCCGGCTGATCACCGATCTGGTCGGCACCGGCGTTGCCAGCCAGGAGTCCGTTCCGGCCGCTTTTGCTGTGCTGGAGGTCGCCGGCGGCGATGCTTGGCAAGCGGCGGTCATCAGCGCCAATCTCGGCGGCGACACCGACACGATCGGCGCCATCGCCGCAGGCATGGCCGGCGCCTGCACCGGCCTTTCACGATTGCCGCAGGACCGCATCGCCCGCCTCAAAGGCTTTGACATGGCGGGCGTTCGTGCGCTCGCCGCCGATCTCGTCGCGGCGCGGACCTCGCACAGTCGCCTGGAGCAGGCCGGCCCCGGCAAGGACGCGGCGGCATGA